The sequence below is a genomic window from Bosea sp. F3-2.
GCGGCGCGGGCCGCCAATCCGAAGTCATTGATACTCTCCTCGATCCGGGACGTGCTGGTGAGGCCGCGCCCCGAGTGCATCGCGGAGGCCGAGGATCGGCTTGCGACGCTGTTTGATGCCGTGCTGGTCCATGGCGATGCGGATTTCCTGCCGCTCGACCGCTCATGGCCGGTCGATGCGCGGCTCGCGGCCAAGCTGCGCTACACCGGCTACATGGCGGAGGCACCGGCCTCGGGTGAACCGATCGAGAGCGGCGAGGTGCTTGTCTCCGGGGGCGGCTCGGGCGCGGCCATACCGCTGTTTGAACTCGCCATCGCGGCGGCAAAGCTCGGTCCGCAGGACCTGCGCTGGCGCATCCTGGTCGGGCGTGCGGTCGGCGAGGGCGTCTTCGGCCGGCTGCAGGCAGAGGCGCCGGCCCATGCCACGGTCGAGCGAGTGCGGCCCGATTTCCCGGCGCTGCTCGCCGGCTGTGCGATCTCGATCAGCCAGGCCGGCTACAACACGGTGCTCGATCTCGTCGCCGCCCGCCGCCCCGCGATCGTCGTGCCGTTCGATGCCGGCGGCGAGACCGAGCAGGCCATCAGGGCCGAGGCGATGGAGCGCGCCGGGCTGGCGCGTTGCCTGAGGATTTCAGGGGAAGGGGCTTTGACACCGGGCGGGCTGGCAGCCGCCGTCGCGGCCGGAATTGGCCGAAGGCCGCCGGGCATCGCTCTCGCGCTCGACGGCGCGCGCAATGCGGCCGCAATCGTGAAACAGCTTCTGGCCGAGCGTGTTTGAGGCGGCGGAAGCTGTGAGCCGGCATGCCCTTTGCGAGGGCCAGGGTGCAGCTTTGCGAATTGCCGCTTCCGGTCTTTCGCTCTAATGAGGGATGATCCGCCTCCCTCCTCGGTCGGCTCTGGGCAAACCGGCACGCAGCCGGCCACGGCCCTGCGCCTGGAGACAAGATGATGATGACGACGACCGCGCCCGGATTGCCCGACATGAAGTTGTCGGTTCGGCAGACTTTCGGGATCGATACGGACCTCGAAGTGCCGGCCTATTCGGCGGCCGATCCGCATGTGCCCGATTTCGACCCGGATTACCGTTTCGACCGCGACACCACCATCGCGATCCTCGCCGGCTTCGCGCATAACCGACGCGTCATGATCTCGGGCTATCACGGCACCGGCAAGTCGACCCATATCGAGCAGGTCGCGGCCCGCCTCAACTGGCCTTGCGTGCGCGTCAACCTCGACAGCCACGTCTCCCGCCTCGATCTCGTCGGCAAGGACGCGATCGTGCTCAAGGAAGGCAAGCAGGTCACCGAGTTCCAGGACGGCATCCTGCCCTGGGCCCTGCAGAACAACATCGCGCTCGTCTTCGACGAATACGACGCCGGCCGCCCGGACGTGATGTTCGTGATCCAGCGCGTGCTGGAGCAGTCGGGCAAGCTGACGCTGCTGGACCAGAAGCGCGTCATCCGCCCGCACGCCGCCTTCCGGCTGTTCGCCACCGCCAACACGGTCGGCCTCGGCGATACCTCGGGCCTCTATCACGGCACGCAGCAGATCAACCAGGGCCAGATGGACCGCTGGTCGATCGTTACCACGCTGAACTACCTGCCTCACGACAACGAGGTCGCGATCGTGCTGGCGAAGTCGAAGCACTACCAGAAGAGCCCGGAAGGCAAGGACATCGTCAACAAGATGGTCCGCGTCGCCGATCTCACCCGCAACGCCTTCATGAACGGCGATCTCTCGACCGTGATGAGCCCGCGTACGGTCATCACCTGGGCCGAGAACGCGGCGATCTTCGGCGATATCGGCTTCGCCTTCCGCGTCACCTTCCTGAACAAGTGCGACGAGATGGAGCGCACGCTGGTGGCCGAGTTCTTCCAGCGCTCCTTCGGCAAGGAACTGCCGGAGAGCGCTGCGAATGTGGTGCTGAGCTAACGGAGGAAGCGAGCCATGGCGCAGTATCAGGGCAGCTGCCATTGCGGACGGGTTGCCTATGAGGTCGAGGCTGACCTCGGGCGGACGATCACCTGCAACTGCTCCTATTGCCAGCGCCGCGGCTCGATTCTCGCCTTCTCGCCGGCCAGCGTCTTCACCCTCACCAAGGGCGAGGATGCGCTGACCGAGTACCGCTTCAACACGCAGAAGATCCAGCATCTGTTCTGCGAGACCTGCGGCATCGAGTCTTTCGCCAAGGCGAACGGACCCGATGGCACGCCGATGGTCGCGGTCAATGTGCGCTGCCTTGCCGGCGTCGAGCCGGGCGATCTATCGCCGACGCAATATGACGGGCGGTCGCGCTAGGAGGGGTTGTGGTCGCGATCACGGTCGAGCCCGAGCAGGACGAGACGCGCGCCGCTGTGCTGCGGGGCCTGAGCGCCCATAACCAAGTGAGGGTCGGTCCCCGCAACGGCAAGCCGCTGACGGTCAGCCTGCGCGACGGGAACGGCACGATCCTCGGCGGCCTGGTCGGCGAGTTGAAGTGGGAATGGCTCCATGTCGATCTGTTCTGGATCGACGAGAGCCAGCGCGGCACTGGCCGGGGCGCGGCCATGCTGGCGCAGGCGGAGCAGGAGGCGAGGGATTATGGCGCGCGCGGCGTCTATCTTTCGACGATGAGCATCCAGGCGCCGGGCTTCTATCCCAAGCTCGGCTATCGCGAGTGCGGCCGGATGGAGGACTATCCGGTGGCAGGTCAAACGCTGCATCACTTCACGAAGGCGCTATGAGCATCTCGAACCGCAAGCCCGGAACGCCGAAGGAAGCCCCGGCCGAGCCGCTGAAGCGTGCCATCTCCGGCGCGATGAAGGCGATCGCGCGCAGGCCGGAGATGGAAATCGTCTTTGCGGCGGACAAGCCGTCGCTGGTCGGCGAACGGGCGCGCCTGCCCGAGCCGCCGCGCAAGCTCAGCGCCGGCGATGTCGCGATCCTGCGCGGTCATGCCGATTCGATGGCGCTGCGCCTTGCCTGCCATGACGCCGCGATCCATCGCCGCGCCGCGCCGGAAGGCGATGCGGCCCGCGCCGTCTTCGACGCCATCGAGCAGGCGCGCGTCGAATCGATCGGTGCGCGGCGGATGTCCGGCATGGCCGGCAATATCACCGCGATGCTGGAGGACCGCTACCATCGCGGCGGGCGCTACGAGGAGATCACCGACCGGGCCGACGCGCCGCTCGAGGACGCTCTGGCGCTGCTGGTGCGCGAGCGGCTGACCGGCCTGAAGCCGCCGAAGGCGGCCGAGAAGATCGTCGAGCTCTGGCGCGATCAGATCGAGGACAAGGCGGGCACCGATCTCGACCGGCTGGCGAAGTCGATCGAGGACCAGCGCGCCTTCGCCCGCACGGTGCGCGACATGCTGGCCGCGCTCGACATGGCCGACCAGACGGCGCAGGGCGACGAGTCTGAGGAGGACGAGGACAACCAGGACCAGTCCTCTGAGGATCAGCAGCAGCAGGAAGGCGAGTCCGAGCAGGAGAGCGGCGCCGATCGCTCCGAGGTCGAGGTCAGCGAGGACGCGACCGAGGAACTGCAGGAGGGCGCCTCCGAGGCGACCGACGCGCCGGCCGGCGACTGGGACGAGGAGGATGACAGCTCCGAATCCGAGGAAGCCGGCGAGGCGCCGCGTCCGCGCGAGAGCCGCGGCAGCGAGCGCCCGCAGACCGACTACAAGGCCTACACGACCAAATTCGACGAGATCGTCACTGCCGAGGAGCTTTGCGACGCCGAGGAGCTGACGCGCCTGCGCGCCTATCTCGACAAGCAGCTCGCGCATCTGCAGGGCGTCGTCGCGCGTCTCGCCAACCGCCTGCAGCGGCGGCTGATGGCGCAGCAGAACCGCTCCTGGCAGTTCGATCTGGAGGAAGGCGCGCTCGACCCGGCCCGCCTGCCGCGCATCATCATCGACCCGTTCCAGCCGCTCTCCTTCCGGCAGGAATCGGATGTCAATTTCCGCGATACGGTGGTGACGCTGCTGATCGATAATTCCGGCTCGATGCGCGGCCGGCCGATCACGGTTGCGGCCACCTGCGCCGACATTCTCGCCCGCACGCTGGAGCGCTGCGGCGTCAAGGTCGAGCTGCTCGGCTTCACGACGCGGGCCTGGAAGGGCGGGCTGTCGCGCGAGGCGTGGCTGCAATCGGGTAAGCCAGCCAATCCCGGCCGCCTCAACGACCTCAGACACATCATCTACAAGGCGGCCGATGCGCCCTGGCGGCGCGCACGCAAGAATCTCGGCCTGATGATGCGCGAGGGGCTGCTGAAGGAGAACATCGACGGCGAGGCGCTGGACTGGGCGCATAAGCGCCTGCTTGGCCGGCCCGAGCAGCGCAAGATCCTGATGGTGATCTCGGACGGCGCGCCGGTCGACGATTCGACGCTCTCGGTCAATGCCGGCAACTATCTCGAACGGCATCTGCGCCACATCATCGCCGAGATCGAGAGCCGCTCGCCGGTCGAGCTCATTGCGATCGGCATCGGCCACGACGTCACGCGCTACTATCGCCGCGCCGTCACCATCGTCGATGCCGAGGAGCTGGGCGGGGTGATGACCGAAAAGCTCGCCGAGTTGTTCGAAGAGGACGGC
It includes:
- a CDS encoding glycosyltransferase, yielding MSATVLIAVTHLLGSGHLVRAANLARALSRDGFAVTLASGGMRLRSMEQEPFTFVQLPPVRTEGVDFRTLLDEAGQPIDPEHKAQRVALLEGLAASLRPGAVIVEHFPFGRRQLAGEFLALIVAARAANPKSLILSSIRDVLVRPRPECIAEAEDRLATLFDAVLVHGDADFLPLDRSWPVDARLAAKLRYTGYMAEAPASGEPIESGEVLVSGGGSGAAIPLFELAIAAAKLGPQDLRWRILVGRAVGEGVFGRLQAEAPAHATVERVRPDFPALLAGCAISISQAGYNTVLDLVAARRPAIVVPFDAGGETEQAIRAEAMERAGLARCLRISGEGALTPGGLAAAVAAGIGRRPPGIALALDGARNAAAIVKQLLAERV
- a CDS encoding GFA family protein, which gives rise to MAQYQGSCHCGRVAYEVEADLGRTITCNCSYCQRRGSILAFSPASVFTLTKGEDALTEYRFNTQKIQHLFCETCGIESFAKANGPDGTPMVAVNVRCLAGVEPGDLSPTQYDGRSR
- the cobS gene encoding cobaltochelatase subunit CobS → MMMTTTAPGLPDMKLSVRQTFGIDTDLEVPAYSAADPHVPDFDPDYRFDRDTTIAILAGFAHNRRVMISGYHGTGKSTHIEQVAARLNWPCVRVNLDSHVSRLDLVGKDAIVLKEGKQVTEFQDGILPWALQNNIALVFDEYDAGRPDVMFVIQRVLEQSGKLTLLDQKRVIRPHAAFRLFATANTVGLGDTSGLYHGTQQINQGQMDRWSIVTTLNYLPHDNEVAIVLAKSKHYQKSPEGKDIVNKMVRVADLTRNAFMNGDLSTVMSPRTVITWAENAAIFGDIGFAFRVTFLNKCDEMERTLVAEFFQRSFGKELPESAANVVLS
- the cobT gene encoding cobaltochelatase subunit CobT, with protein sequence MSISNRKPGTPKEAPAEPLKRAISGAMKAIARRPEMEIVFAADKPSLVGERARLPEPPRKLSAGDVAILRGHADSMALRLACHDAAIHRRAAPEGDAARAVFDAIEQARVESIGARRMSGMAGNITAMLEDRYHRGGRYEEITDRADAPLEDALALLVRERLTGLKPPKAAEKIVELWRDQIEDKAGTDLDRLAKSIEDQRAFARTVRDMLAALDMADQTAQGDESEEDEDNQDQSSEDQQQQEGESEQESGADRSEVEVSEDATEELQEGASEATDAPAGDWDEEDDSSESEEAGEAPRPRESRGSERPQTDYKAYTTKFDEIVTAEELCDAEELTRLRAYLDKQLAHLQGVVARLANRLQRRLMAQQNRSWQFDLEEGALDPARLPRIIIDPFQPLSFRQESDVNFRDTVVTLLIDNSGSMRGRPITVAATCADILARTLERCGVKVELLGFTTRAWKGGLSREAWLQSGKPANPGRLNDLRHIIYKAADAPWRRARKNLGLMMREGLLKENIDGEALDWAHKRLLGRPEQRKILMVISDGAPVDDSTLSVNAGNYLERHLRHIIAEIESRSPVELIAIGIGHDVTRYYRRAVTIVDAEELGGVMTEKLAELFEEDGPAAAPASRRLH
- a CDS encoding GNAT family N-acetyltransferase is translated as MVAITVEPEQDETRAAVLRGLSAHNQVRVGPRNGKPLTVSLRDGNGTILGGLVGELKWEWLHVDLFWIDESQRGTGRGAAMLAQAEQEARDYGARGVYLSTMSIQAPGFYPKLGYRECGRMEDYPVAGQTLHHFTKAL